The Punica granatum isolate Tunisia-2019 chromosome 4, ASM765513v2, whole genome shotgun sequence genome has a window encoding:
- the LOC116202380 gene encoding probable inactive dual specificity protein phosphatase-like At4g18593, producing the protein MKYQMEAVNNSSEVESTPKPQVIYRCKKCRRIVAAEENVVSHERGKGEECFRWRKRTGDPKDWEKDAAECSSIFVEPMKWMEAVQEGYVEEKLQCIGCKVRLGSFNWAGMQCNCGAWVNPAFQLHKSRIDECRM; encoded by the exons ATGAAATATCAAATGGAGGCTGTCAATAATTCTTCCGAAGTGGAGTCTACCCCGAAGCCTCAAGTCATTTACCGTTGCAAAAAGTGTCGCAGGATTGTTGCTGCAGAAGAGAATGTGGTTTCCCATGAGCGTGGGAAGGGAGAAGAGTGCTTCAGGTGGAGAAAGAGAACTGGTGATCCCAAGGACTGGGAAAAGGATGCAGCTGAGTGCTCCTCCATATTTGTTGAGCCCATGAAGTGGATGGAAGCAG TGCAAGAAGGCTATGTTGAAGAGAAGCTCCAGTGCATAGGCTGCAAGGTTCGTCTGGGCTCGTTCAACTGGGCAGGGATGCAATGCAACTGCGGGGCTTGGGTCAATCCTGCATTTCAACTCCACAAGAGTCGAATAGATGAATGCCGCATGTGA
- the LOC116205661 gene encoding heavy metal-associated isoprenylated plant protein 28-like: MSTIVEMLVHMDCAGCENKIRKSLQKLDGVDDVEIDMGMQKVTVVGCVEQKKVLKAARKTGRRAELWPFPYNPEYHNFAQQYYYDTNSNCHP, encoded by the exons ATGTCGACC ATTGTAGAGATGCTAGTTCACATGGATTGTGCAGGATGCGAGAACAAGATAAGGAAGTCTCTTCAAAAGCTTGATG GAGTTGATGATGTCGAAATAGACATGGGAATGCAGAAGGTGACAGTAGTAGGATGTGTAGAGCAAAAGAAGGTCCTCAAGGCGGCACGCAAGACTGGAAGGAGAGCCGAGTTGTGGCCATTCCCGTACAACCCGGAATACCACAACTTTGCGCAGCAGTACTATTATGATACCAACAGTAACTGTCACCCCTGA